The following are encoded together in the Phoenix dactylifera cultivar Barhee BC4 unplaced genomic scaffold, palm_55x_up_171113_PBpolish2nd_filt_p 000769F, whole genome shotgun sequence genome:
- the LOC120107111 gene encoding pentatricopeptide repeat-containing protein At4g14170-like, translated as MLKRHGTSHALLRDAPRSMRFSHALLVAPISRSSPSIPCILYSPSQLDHAASYVHDLILRSRSLPEAKQAHGQAAVRGLLRRHLPTAAALLLAYSTHRDLPSSRRLFEESPLREGAAFLWNALSRALSTAGLPTDALAVYNRMLRRGIRPDDRTFPFALTAAAAVPQKGRELHGSVVKLGFEADLFVGNCLLSFYGAIMALCDAQQMFDEMRHRDIVSWNSIISLSSANGLRSDAMYWFLDLKRSGLAVNAVTLVSVLPACAAAQDEIFGKGIHGHAIKVGLDSVVTVGNAFVDMYGKCGNSKDSMQAFHIMPEKNNVSWNSIIGSFVHVGLFEDALWMFREMVVNKMKPNSVTIASLLPALVELGSFWSGREVHGYSVRTGMDSDVFVSNSLVDMYAKSGYLKKGSNIFYSMEDRNVVSWNAMIANLAQNGAELEAIALVREMQVGGEFPNSVTFTNVLPACTRMASLRKGKEIHARSIRVGSSSDLFMSNALIDMYAKCGRLKLARNVFDVSERDEVSYNTLIVGYSQTSGCSEAVHLFLEMRFAGFEYDVVSFMGVLSACANLSALKQGKEVHCLTVRKLFDNHLFVANSLLDLYIKCGRINLARKIFDRMLNKDVASWNSMILGYGMQGELETAIETFDLMKDEGMEYDHVSYIAVLSACSHAGLVKRGKKYFDQMIAQNISATHMHYACMVDLLGRAGLVEEAVELIRGMPFEADSNVWGALLGACRIHGNIELGRWAAEHLFKLKPGHCGYYILLSNMYAEAGRWDEANEIRELMKSRKAKKNPGCSWIVIGDKLRAFIAGERIEGPEEELCYAGPG; from the coding sequence ATGCTAAAAAGGCACGGCACATCCCATGCTCTTCTCCGAGATGCACCTCGGAGCATGCGCTTCTCTCATGCACTCCTCGTGGCACCCATCAGCCGATCGTCACCGTCCATCCCGTGCATTCTATACTCGCCATCCCAATTGGACCACGCCGCATCCTACGTCCACGACCTCATCCTACGGTCCCGATCCCTCCCCGAGGCGAAGCAGGCCCACGGCCAGGCCGCTGTCCGCGGCCTCCTCCGCCGCCATCTCcccaccgccgccgccctccTCCTCGCCTATTCCACCCACCGCGACCTCCCTTCCTCCCGCCGACTCTTCGAGGAAAGCCCCCTCCGCGAAGGCGCCGCCTTCCTATGGAACGCCCTCTCCCGCGCCCTCTCCACCGCTGGCCTCCCCACCGACGCCCTTGCCGTCTACAACCGCATGCTCCGCCGCGGCATCCGCCCTGATGATCGCACCTTCCCCTTCGCcctcaccgccgccgccgccgtccccCAGAAGGGTAGGGAGCTCCATGGCTCCGTCGTGAAACTAGGTTTCGAGGCCGACCTCTTCGTCGGCAATTGTCTCTTGTCGTTTTATGGCGCCATCATGGCCTTATGCGACGCCCAACAGATGTTCGATGAAATGCGCCACCGAGATATCGTCTCCTGGAACTCCATCATTTCGCTGTCTTCCGCTAACGGATTACGCTCAGATGCGATGTATTGGTTCCTGGACTTAAAAAGGTCGGGCCTTGCGGTGAATGCTGTCACTTTAGTAAGTGTTCTGCCGGCTTGTGCTGCGGCGCAAGATGAAATTTTTGGGAAGGGAATTCATGGGCATGCGATAAAGGTTGGTTTGGATTCAGTAGTTACTGTAGGTAATGCGTTTGTTGATATGTATGGCAAGTGTGGGAACTCGAAGGATTCAATGCAAGCTTTTCATATCATGCCAGAGAAAAATAACGTTTCTTGGAACTCTATAATTGGTAGTTTTGTTCATGTTGGTCTTTTTGAAGATGCTTTGTGGATGTTTAGGGAGATGGTGGTCAATAAGATGAAGCCAAACTCTGTCACTATAGCTAGTCTATTACCTGCATTGGTTGAGTTGGGCTCTTTCTGGTCGGGGAGAGAGGTTCATGGGTATAGTGTAAGGACTGGTATGGATTCTGATGTCTTTGTATCTAATTCTTTGGTGGATATGTATGCAAAATCCGGATATTTGAAGAAAGGCTCGAACATTTTCTACAGCATGGAGGATAGGAATGTGGTTTCATGGAATGCAATGATTGCTAATCTTGCACAGAACGGAGCTGAATTAGAAGCCATTGCACTAGTTAGAGAAATGCAGGTTGGTGGGGAATTTCCAAATTCTGTTACATTTACTAATGTTCTTCCAGCATGTACTAGAATGGCTTCTCTGAGGAAAGGGAAGGAGATCCATGCTAGGTCAATCCGTGTGGGCTCCTCTTCTGACTTGTTCATGTCGAATGCTTTGATTGATATGTATGCCAAATGTGGAAGGTTGAAGCTTGCTAGAAATGTTTTTGATGTGTCAGAGAGAGATGAAGTGTCTTACAATACCTTAATAGTGGGTTATTCTCAGACTTCAGGGTGCTCAGAGGCTGTGCATCTGTTTTTGGAAATGAGATTTGCAGGTTTTGAGTATGATGTTGTCTCCTTTATGGGTGTCCTGTCAGCATGTGCTAATCTATCTGCACTCAAGCAGGGAAAGGAGGTCCACTGCTTGACAGTGAGGAAACTGTTCGACAACCATCTCTTTGTGGCAAACTCTCTGTTGGATTTGTACATCAAATGCGGAAGGATCAATCTTGCGAGGAAGATTTTTGATAGGATGTTAAATAAGGATGTTGCTTCATGGAATTCCATGATTTTGGGATATGGAATGCAAGGAGAATTGGAGACTGCAATCGAAACGTTTGACTTGATGAAGGATGAAGGCATGGAGTATGACCATGTTTCTTACATTGCGGTCTTATCAGCTTGCAGCCATGCTGGACTGGTCAAGAGAGGAAAGAAGTACTTTGATCAAATGATAGCACAAAATATTAGTGCAACACATATGCACTATGCTTGCATGGTTGATCTTCTTGGGCGAGCTGGTCTGGTGGAGGAAGCAGTGGAACTTATCAGGGGCATGCCTTTTGAAGCAGATTCAAATGTCTGGGGTGCTCTTCTTGGGGCATGTCGCATCCATGGGAATATAGAGTTGGGTAGGTGGGCAGCAGAGCATTTGTTCAAGCTGAAACCAGGGCACTGTGGTTACTATATTTTGCTTTCAAATATGTATGCTGAGGCTGGGAGGTGGGATGAAGCAAATGAGATTAGGGAACTAATGAAATCAAGGAAAGCGAAGAAGAACCCAGGGTGCAGCTGGATAGTGATCGGTGACAAGCTACGTGCTTTTATAGCAGGAGAAAGGATAGAGGGTCCTGAGGAAGAGCTATGTTATGCTGGACCTGGTTGA